A single Phragmites australis chromosome 4, lpPhrAust1.1, whole genome shotgun sequence DNA region contains:
- the LOC133917076 gene encoding peroxisomal membrane protein 11-1 isoform X2, producing MSSLDATRAELGLVVLYLNKAEARDKICRAIQYGSKFISNGQPGTAQNVDRSTTLARKVFRLLKWVNDLHALISPPAKGTPLTLVLLGKSKNALLSTFLFLDQFVWAGRSGIIKNKEGTDRVARLSLYCWMASSVCAGLVELGELKRLSKSMRKLARELRDTDKYENEQYLSKMRQSDERLLALVKAAMDVVVAIGLLQLAPKKVTPRVTGAFGLITSLISCYQQLPSRAPAAKVKA from the exons ATGAGCTCGTTAGATGCCACAAGAGCTGAGCTTGGCCTCGTTGTCCTGTACCTGAACAAAGCCGAGGCTCGGGACAAGATCTGCAGGGCGATTCAATACGGGTCAAAGTTCATAAGCAACGGGCAGCCTGGCACGGCACAGAATGTCGATAGATCCACCACGTTAGCTCGCAAAGTTTTTCGGCTTCTCAAG TGGGTCAATGATCTGCATGCTCTTATCAGTCCACCTGCCAAAGGGACTCCTCTTACATTGGTCTTGCTTGGGAAG TCCAAAAATGCGCTGCTTTCGACGTTCTTGTTCCTGGATCAATTTGTGTGGGCAGGACGATCAGGGATAATCAAG AACAAGGAGGGCACGGACCGGGTTGCCAGGTTATCCCTGTACTGCTGGATGGCTTCTTCTGTCTGTGCAGGTCTAGTTGAG CTTGGAGAGCTTAAAAGGCTATCGAAATCGATGAGGAAGCTTGCGAGAGAGCTGAGGGACACCGATAAATACGAG AATGAACAGTACCTCAGCAAAATGAGACAGTCAGATGAACGGCTCCTGGCTCTGGTCAAGGCGGCCATGGATGTGGTCGTGGCTATAGGGCTTCTTCAGCTGGCACCCAAGAAGGTCACTCCGAGAGTGACAGGAGCATTTGGATTAATCACTTCGCTCATCTCCTGCTATCAG CAACTTCCTTCGCGTGCTCCTGCGGCCAAAGTCAAGGCATGA
- the LOC133914536 gene encoding xyloglucan endotransglucosylase/hydrolase protein 31-like codes for MEKARAWRGGCRGSGPTKTHPLVDASAQLHLHSSSHHLPGFQLSIMAFGSESGDAVPHPHHRHGTETLAHIAVDYCPEACRHVPHAGEIHVTYDDRGGARWRSRRRYLPGGAVTATIRAPDGDTAGLNYNLYLSSLEGSPDMDEIDFEFLGHDKCAVQTNFHVEGGGGREQIHRLPFDSSDDFHHYAIAWDDKAIEWRVDGELIRREERCEGEPWPVKPMFLYASVWDASHIDEGRWTGTYHGRDAPYVCSYRDVRVPPIALSVEEEEECQDADAGDAPTEAAAAATAAAVEAVDAGGSKA; via the coding sequence ATGGAGAAAGCACGTGCCTGGCGCGGCGGATGTCGCGGATCCGGCCCAACAAAAACCCACCCACTTGTTGACGCTTCCGCACAGCTCCACCTCCACTCCAGCTCACACCACCTTCCAGGCTTCCAGCTCTCCATCATGGCGTTTGGATCCGAGTCCGGCGATGCGGTGCCGCACCCGCACCACCGCCACGGCACGGAGACGCTGGCCCACATCGCCGTCGACTACTGCCCCGAAGCCTGCCGCCACGTGCCCCACGCCGGCGAGATCCACGTCACCTACGATGACCGCGGCGGCGCGCGCTGGCGCTCCCGCCGCCGCTACCTCCCCGGCGGCGCCGTCACGGCAACCATCCGCGCCCCGGACGGGGACACCGCGGGTCTCAACTACAACCTCTACCTCTCCTCCCTGGAGGGCTCCCCCGACATGGACGAGATCGACTTTGAGTTCCTCGGCCACGACAAGTGCGCCGTCCAGACCAACTTCCACGTcgaaggcggcggcgggcgggagcAGATCCACCGGCTCCCCTTCGATTCTTCTGACGACTTCCACCACTACGCCATCGCCTGGGACGACAAGGCCATCGAGTGGCGCGTCGACGGCGAGCTGATCCGGCGGGAGGAGCGGTGCGAGGGGGAGCCGTGGCCGGTGAAGCCCATGTTCCTGTACGCGTCCGTGTGGGACGCCAGCCACATCGACGAGGGGAGGTGGACCGGCACGTACCACGGCCGCGACGCGCCCTACGTCTGCAGCTACAGAGACGTCAGGGTGCCGCCCATTGCGCTTTcagtggaagaagaagaggaatgcCAGGATGCAGATGCCGGCGATGCGCCTActgaggccgccgccgccgccactgctgctgctgtggaaGCGGTGGACGCCGGAGGCAGTAAAGCTTAG
- the LOC133917077 gene encoding vacuolar protein 8-like isoform X3: MSLHGGPPAAGDETAEELLARVQGMAAAVLAAATAAGAFPGRWKAIAAKLERLPACLSDLSSHPCFAKNALCRELLQSVAATLAEAAELAGRCREPPRAGKLQMQSAIDALAGNLDLNLRDCALLVKTGVLSDASGSSPPAEATAGTTPSEAQADVRELLARLQIGHSEAKNRAVDGLLEALHKDERSVLSVLGRANVSAMVQLLTASAPKVREKAATVICQLAESGSCEGLLVSEGVLPPLIRLAESGSLVGREKAAITLQRLSMSPDIARAIVGHGGVGPLIEICRTGDSISQSAAAGALKNLSAVPEVRQALADEGTVRVMVSLLDCGAEVGSKDYAAECLQNLTSSNDSLRRAVVSEGGLRSLLLYLDGPLPQESAVSALRNLVGSVSPDSLVSLGVLPRLVHVLRVGSIGAQQAAAAAICRISSSADMKRVVGEHGCMPLLVHMLEAKSNGAREVAAQAVARLVSYPPNAREMKKDEKSVPSLVQLLDPSPVNTAKKYAISCLLSLSAIKRCKKLMISHGAIGYLKKLSDMDVAGAKKLLERLERGRLRSLFSSK; the protein is encoded by the coding sequence ATGAGCCTGCACGGCGGCCCGCCCGCGGCCGGAGACGAGACGGCGGAGGAGCTGCTCGCGCGAGTCCAGGgtatggcggcggcggtgctggcggcggcgacggcggcgggagCATTTCCGGGGCGGTGGAAGGCGATCGCCGCCAAGCTGGAGAGGCTCCCGGCTTGCCTGTCCGACTTGTCCAGCCACCCTTGCTTCGCCAAGAATGCGCTTTGCCGCGAGCTGCTGCAGTCGGTGGCCGCCACACTCGCCGAGGCGGCCGAGCTCGCGGGGCGGTGCCGGGAGCCGCCGAGAGCCGGGAAGCTGCAGATGCAGAGTGCCATCGACGCGCTCGCCGGCAATCTGGACCTCAACCTCCGGGACTGCGCGCTGCTTGTCAAGACCGGTGTGCTGTCTGATGCCTCTGGCTCGTCGCCTCCGGCAGAGGCTACGGCGGGGACCACCCCGTCGGAAGCGCAGGCGGATGTCCGGGAGCTGCTCGCGAGGCTGCAGATCGGGCACTCCGAGGCGAAGAACCGGGCAGTGGACGGGCTTCTTGAGGCGCTGCACAAGGACGAGAGGAGCGTTCTCTCTGTCCTCGGCCGCGCCAACGTCTCCGCGATGGTGCAGCTGCTCACGGCGTCGGCGCCCAAGGTGCGGGAGAAGGCCGCAACGGTCATCTGCCAGCTTGCGGAGTCCGGAAGCTGCGAGGGGCTGCTCGTGTCGGAGGGTGTCCTGCCGCCGCTCATCAGGTTGGCCGAGTCCGGCAGCCTCGTCGGCCGCGAGAAGGCCGCAATCACGCTGCAGCGCCTGTCCATGTCACCTGACATTGCACGCGCAATTGTCGGCCACGGTGGCGTCGGCCCGCTCATTGAGATCTGCCGGACAGGGGATTCCATCTCCCAGTCCGCCGCTGCCGGCGCGCTCAAGAACCTTTCGGCGGTGCCGGAAGTGCGACAAGCATTGGCCGACGAAGGAACTGTCCGTGTCATGGTCAGCCTGTTGGATTGCGGCGCCGAGGTCGGCTCCAAGGATTACGCCGCCGAGTGCTTGCAGAACCTCACGTCCAGCAACGACAGCTTGCGACGCGCCGTCGTGTCGGAGGGCGGGCTGCGCAGCCTGCTCCTCTACCTCGACGGTCCGTTGCCGCAGGAGTCCGCGGTGAGCGCACTCCGGAACCTCGTGGGCTCTGTCTCGCCCGACAGTCTCGTGTCACTCGGCGTGCTGCCCCGGCTGGTCCATGTGCTCAGAGTCGGGTCAATCGGAGCGCAGcaggcagcggcagcggcgatCTGCCGGATCTCCAGCTCAGCCGACATGAAGCGCGTTGTGGGCGAGCACGGCTGCATGCCGCTGCTCGTGCACATGCTGGAGGCCAAGTCAAACGGCGCGCGCGAGGTCGCCGCGCAGGCCGTGGCGAGACTGGTGAGCTACCCTCCCAACGCCCGGGAGATGAAGAAGGACGAGAAGAGCGTGCCCAGCCTCGTGCAGCTGCTGGACCCGAGCCCTGTGAACACGGCCAAGAAGTACGCCATCTCGTGCCTCCTGTCACTCTCGGCGATCAAGCGATGCAAGAAGCTGATGATCTCGCACGGCGCCATTGGGTACCTCAAGAAACTCTCCGACATGGACGTCGCCGGCGCCAAGAAGCTGCTCGAGAGGCTGGAGCGCGGCAGGCTGCGCAGCCTCTTCAGTAGCAAGTAG
- the LOC133917077 gene encoding vacuolar protein 8-like isoform X1: MITILIAALLGLCVSAIAVVKGKKRRGGGGGGDASTGLSQGIGSVLSTTPDHDHWCCSSVQEMSLHGGPPAAGDETAEELLARVQGMAAAVLAAATAAGAFPGRWKAIAAKLERLPACLSDLSSHPCFAKNALCRELLQSVAATLAEAAELAGRCREPPRAGKLQMQSAIDALAGNLDLNLRDCALLVKTGVLSDASGSSPPAEATAGTTPSEAQADVRELLARLQIGHSEAKNRAVDGLLEALHKDERSVLSVLGRANVSAMVQLLTASAPKVREKAATVICQLAESGSCEGLLVSEGVLPPLIRLAESGSLVGREKAAITLQRLSMSPDIARAIVGHGGVGPLIEICRTGDSISQSAAAGALKNLSAVPEVRQALADEGTVRVMVSLLDCGAEVGSKDYAAECLQNLTSSNDSLRRAVVSEGGLRSLLLYLDGPLPQESAVSALRNLVGSVSPDSLVSLGVLPRLVHVLRVGSIGAQQAAAAAICRISSSADMKRVVGEHGCMPLLVHMLEAKSNGAREVAAQAVARLVSYPPNAREMKKDEKSVPSLVQLLDPSPVNTAKKYAISCLLSLSAIKRCKKLMISHGAIGYLKKLSDMDVAGAKKLLERLERGRLRSLFSSK, encoded by the coding sequence AGCGTCCAAGAAATGAGCCTGCACGGCGGCCCGCCCGCGGCCGGAGACGAGACGGCGGAGGAGCTGCTCGCGCGAGTCCAGGgtatggcggcggcggtgctggcggcggcgacggcggcgggagCATTTCCGGGGCGGTGGAAGGCGATCGCCGCCAAGCTGGAGAGGCTCCCGGCTTGCCTGTCCGACTTGTCCAGCCACCCTTGCTTCGCCAAGAATGCGCTTTGCCGCGAGCTGCTGCAGTCGGTGGCCGCCACACTCGCCGAGGCGGCCGAGCTCGCGGGGCGGTGCCGGGAGCCGCCGAGAGCCGGGAAGCTGCAGATGCAGAGTGCCATCGACGCGCTCGCCGGCAATCTGGACCTCAACCTCCGGGACTGCGCGCTGCTTGTCAAGACCGGTGTGCTGTCTGATGCCTCTGGCTCGTCGCCTCCGGCAGAGGCTACGGCGGGGACCACCCCGTCGGAAGCGCAGGCGGATGTCCGGGAGCTGCTCGCGAGGCTGCAGATCGGGCACTCCGAGGCGAAGAACCGGGCAGTGGACGGGCTTCTTGAGGCGCTGCACAAGGACGAGAGGAGCGTTCTCTCTGTCCTCGGCCGCGCCAACGTCTCCGCGATGGTGCAGCTGCTCACGGCGTCGGCGCCCAAGGTGCGGGAGAAGGCCGCAACGGTCATCTGCCAGCTTGCGGAGTCCGGAAGCTGCGAGGGGCTGCTCGTGTCGGAGGGTGTCCTGCCGCCGCTCATCAGGTTGGCCGAGTCCGGCAGCCTCGTCGGCCGCGAGAAGGCCGCAATCACGCTGCAGCGCCTGTCCATGTCACCTGACATTGCACGCGCAATTGTCGGCCACGGTGGCGTCGGCCCGCTCATTGAGATCTGCCGGACAGGGGATTCCATCTCCCAGTCCGCCGCTGCCGGCGCGCTCAAGAACCTTTCGGCGGTGCCGGAAGTGCGACAAGCATTGGCCGACGAAGGAACTGTCCGTGTCATGGTCAGCCTGTTGGATTGCGGCGCCGAGGTCGGCTCCAAGGATTACGCCGCCGAGTGCTTGCAGAACCTCACGTCCAGCAACGACAGCTTGCGACGCGCCGTCGTGTCGGAGGGCGGGCTGCGCAGCCTGCTCCTCTACCTCGACGGTCCGTTGCCGCAGGAGTCCGCGGTGAGCGCACTCCGGAACCTCGTGGGCTCTGTCTCGCCCGACAGTCTCGTGTCACTCGGCGTGCTGCCCCGGCTGGTCCATGTGCTCAGAGTCGGGTCAATCGGAGCGCAGcaggcagcggcagcggcgatCTGCCGGATCTCCAGCTCAGCCGACATGAAGCGCGTTGTGGGCGAGCACGGCTGCATGCCGCTGCTCGTGCACATGCTGGAGGCCAAGTCAAACGGCGCGCGCGAGGTCGCCGCGCAGGCCGTGGCGAGACTGGTGAGCTACCCTCCCAACGCCCGGGAGATGAAGAAGGACGAGAAGAGCGTGCCCAGCCTCGTGCAGCTGCTGGACCCGAGCCCTGTGAACACGGCCAAGAAGTACGCCATCTCGTGCCTCCTGTCACTCTCGGCGATCAAGCGATGCAAGAAGCTGATGATCTCGCACGGCGCCATTGGGTACCTCAAGAAACTCTCCGACATGGACGTCGCCGGCGCCAAGAAGCTGCTCGAGAGGCTGGAGCGCGGCAGGCTGCGCAGCCTCTTCAGTAGCAAGTAG
- the LOC133917077 gene encoding vacuolar protein 8-like isoform X2, protein MITILIAALLGLCVSAIAVVKGKKRRGGGGGGDASTGLSQGIGSDHDHWCCSSVQEMSLHGGPPAAGDETAEELLARVQGMAAAVLAAATAAGAFPGRWKAIAAKLERLPACLSDLSSHPCFAKNALCRELLQSVAATLAEAAELAGRCREPPRAGKLQMQSAIDALAGNLDLNLRDCALLVKTGVLSDASGSSPPAEATAGTTPSEAQADVRELLARLQIGHSEAKNRAVDGLLEALHKDERSVLSVLGRANVSAMVQLLTASAPKVREKAATVICQLAESGSCEGLLVSEGVLPPLIRLAESGSLVGREKAAITLQRLSMSPDIARAIVGHGGVGPLIEICRTGDSISQSAAAGALKNLSAVPEVRQALADEGTVRVMVSLLDCGAEVGSKDYAAECLQNLTSSNDSLRRAVVSEGGLRSLLLYLDGPLPQESAVSALRNLVGSVSPDSLVSLGVLPRLVHVLRVGSIGAQQAAAAAICRISSSADMKRVVGEHGCMPLLVHMLEAKSNGAREVAAQAVARLVSYPPNAREMKKDEKSVPSLVQLLDPSPVNTAKKYAISCLLSLSAIKRCKKLMISHGAIGYLKKLSDMDVAGAKKLLERLERGRLRSLFSSK, encoded by the coding sequence AGCGTCCAAGAAATGAGCCTGCACGGCGGCCCGCCCGCGGCCGGAGACGAGACGGCGGAGGAGCTGCTCGCGCGAGTCCAGGgtatggcggcggcggtgctggcggcggcgacggcggcgggagCATTTCCGGGGCGGTGGAAGGCGATCGCCGCCAAGCTGGAGAGGCTCCCGGCTTGCCTGTCCGACTTGTCCAGCCACCCTTGCTTCGCCAAGAATGCGCTTTGCCGCGAGCTGCTGCAGTCGGTGGCCGCCACACTCGCCGAGGCGGCCGAGCTCGCGGGGCGGTGCCGGGAGCCGCCGAGAGCCGGGAAGCTGCAGATGCAGAGTGCCATCGACGCGCTCGCCGGCAATCTGGACCTCAACCTCCGGGACTGCGCGCTGCTTGTCAAGACCGGTGTGCTGTCTGATGCCTCTGGCTCGTCGCCTCCGGCAGAGGCTACGGCGGGGACCACCCCGTCGGAAGCGCAGGCGGATGTCCGGGAGCTGCTCGCGAGGCTGCAGATCGGGCACTCCGAGGCGAAGAACCGGGCAGTGGACGGGCTTCTTGAGGCGCTGCACAAGGACGAGAGGAGCGTTCTCTCTGTCCTCGGCCGCGCCAACGTCTCCGCGATGGTGCAGCTGCTCACGGCGTCGGCGCCCAAGGTGCGGGAGAAGGCCGCAACGGTCATCTGCCAGCTTGCGGAGTCCGGAAGCTGCGAGGGGCTGCTCGTGTCGGAGGGTGTCCTGCCGCCGCTCATCAGGTTGGCCGAGTCCGGCAGCCTCGTCGGCCGCGAGAAGGCCGCAATCACGCTGCAGCGCCTGTCCATGTCACCTGACATTGCACGCGCAATTGTCGGCCACGGTGGCGTCGGCCCGCTCATTGAGATCTGCCGGACAGGGGATTCCATCTCCCAGTCCGCCGCTGCCGGCGCGCTCAAGAACCTTTCGGCGGTGCCGGAAGTGCGACAAGCATTGGCCGACGAAGGAACTGTCCGTGTCATGGTCAGCCTGTTGGATTGCGGCGCCGAGGTCGGCTCCAAGGATTACGCCGCCGAGTGCTTGCAGAACCTCACGTCCAGCAACGACAGCTTGCGACGCGCCGTCGTGTCGGAGGGCGGGCTGCGCAGCCTGCTCCTCTACCTCGACGGTCCGTTGCCGCAGGAGTCCGCGGTGAGCGCACTCCGGAACCTCGTGGGCTCTGTCTCGCCCGACAGTCTCGTGTCACTCGGCGTGCTGCCCCGGCTGGTCCATGTGCTCAGAGTCGGGTCAATCGGAGCGCAGcaggcagcggcagcggcgatCTGCCGGATCTCCAGCTCAGCCGACATGAAGCGCGTTGTGGGCGAGCACGGCTGCATGCCGCTGCTCGTGCACATGCTGGAGGCCAAGTCAAACGGCGCGCGCGAGGTCGCCGCGCAGGCCGTGGCGAGACTGGTGAGCTACCCTCCCAACGCCCGGGAGATGAAGAAGGACGAGAAGAGCGTGCCCAGCCTCGTGCAGCTGCTGGACCCGAGCCCTGTGAACACGGCCAAGAAGTACGCCATCTCGTGCCTCCTGTCACTCTCGGCGATCAAGCGATGCAAGAAGCTGATGATCTCGCACGGCGCCATTGGGTACCTCAAGAAACTCTCCGACATGGACGTCGCCGGCGCCAAGAAGCTGCTCGAGAGGCTGGAGCGCGGCAGGCTGCGCAGCCTCTTCAGTAGCAAGTAG
- the LOC133917076 gene encoding peroxisomal membrane protein 11-1 isoform X1, producing the protein MLCAADRYLDASFVQDSKMSSLDATRAELGLVVLYLNKAEARDKICRAIQYGSKFISNGQPGTAQNVDRSTTLARKVFRLLKWVNDLHALISPPAKGTPLTLVLLGKSKNALLSTFLFLDQFVWAGRSGIIKNKEGTDRVARLSLYCWMASSVCAGLVELGELKRLSKSMRKLARELRDTDKYENEQYLSKMRQSDERLLALVKAAMDVVVAIGLLQLAPKKVTPRVTGAFGLITSLISCYQQLPSRAPAAKVKA; encoded by the exons ATGCTATGCGCTGCTGATAGATACTTGGATGCTAG TTTTGTGCAGGACAGCAAGATGAGCTCGTTAGATGCCACAAGAGCTGAGCTTGGCCTCGTTGTCCTGTACCTGAACAAAGCCGAGGCTCGGGACAAGATCTGCAGGGCGATTCAATACGGGTCAAAGTTCATAAGCAACGGGCAGCCTGGCACGGCACAGAATGTCGATAGATCCACCACGTTAGCTCGCAAAGTTTTTCGGCTTCTCAAG TGGGTCAATGATCTGCATGCTCTTATCAGTCCACCTGCCAAAGGGACTCCTCTTACATTGGTCTTGCTTGGGAAG TCCAAAAATGCGCTGCTTTCGACGTTCTTGTTCCTGGATCAATTTGTGTGGGCAGGACGATCAGGGATAATCAAG AACAAGGAGGGCACGGACCGGGTTGCCAGGTTATCCCTGTACTGCTGGATGGCTTCTTCTGTCTGTGCAGGTCTAGTTGAG CTTGGAGAGCTTAAAAGGCTATCGAAATCGATGAGGAAGCTTGCGAGAGAGCTGAGGGACACCGATAAATACGAG AATGAACAGTACCTCAGCAAAATGAGACAGTCAGATGAACGGCTCCTGGCTCTGGTCAAGGCGGCCATGGATGTGGTCGTGGCTATAGGGCTTCTTCAGCTGGCACCCAAGAAGGTCACTCCGAGAGTGACAGGAGCATTTGGATTAATCACTTCGCTCATCTCCTGCTATCAG CAACTTCCTTCGCGTGCTCCTGCGGCCAAAGTCAAGGCATGA